One window of Tenacibaculum maritimum NCIMB 2154 genomic DNA carries:
- a CDS encoding nucleotidyltransferase domain-containing protein, producing MNYKEALFFIGKCLTITHEKHNRTLVSERIKKQKVDWDQIVKASTAHYVFPALYCNLKRANLLPFLPKELVNYMEYVTDLNRQKNLQIIEQALEINKLLLANGILPIFLKGTGNLLEGLYDDIAERMVGDIDFLVSKKDFNNTIAILIRNGYSKNEETTLDSTLMSRHYPKIFKKGKIVATEIHYRMVSDPYEKYFNYDHVKDTLLKANNIATLSYKHQILMTAFNKQMNDNGQLYKTISLRNSYDLYLLSKQTPPLEVVKEFNHYFISLNNFLASSNFILNAPSAINFQRNKASEKYLKKVLYFIDFPKREKYNRKLHTIIFRFKRLIKTIIKAAYKKEYRTYLIHRIKYVFK from the coding sequence ATGAATTATAAAGAAGCTCTTTTTTTTATAGGAAAATGCCTAACCATTACCCATGAAAAACACAATCGTACTCTTGTTTCAGAACGTATAAAGAAACAAAAAGTTGATTGGGATCAAATTGTTAAAGCAAGTACGGCTCATTATGTTTTTCCTGCTTTATATTGCAATTTAAAACGCGCTAACTTACTGCCCTTTCTACCAAAAGAGCTTGTCAACTATATGGAGTATGTTACTGATCTAAATAGACAAAAAAACCTACAAATTATTGAACAAGCTTTAGAAATCAATAAACTACTCCTAGCAAATGGCATCCTTCCTATCTTTTTAAAAGGTACTGGTAATCTGTTAGAAGGCTTATACGATGATATTGCCGAGCGTATGGTGGGAGATATCGATTTTTTAGTCTCAAAAAAAGACTTTAACAACACAATAGCCATTTTAATACGAAATGGCTATTCTAAAAATGAGGAAACTACTTTAGACAGTACGCTTATGAGCAGACATTATCCTAAAATTTTTAAAAAAGGAAAGATTGTAGCTACTGAAATACACTACAGAATGGTTTCTGATCCGTATGAAAAATATTTTAATTATGACCATGTAAAAGATACCCTATTAAAAGCTAATAATATTGCTACACTATCTTATAAACATCAAATATTAATGACTGCTTTTAATAAACAAATGAATGATAATGGCCAATTATACAAAACTATTTCGTTAAGAAACTCCTATGACCTCTACCTTTTATCTAAACAAACCCCTCCTTTAGAAGTAGTAAAAGAGTTCAATCATTATTTTATTTCACTAAATAACTTTCTAGCAAGCTCTAATTTTATACTTAATGCCCCTAGCGCAATTAATTTTCAAAGAAATAAAGCAAGTGAAAAATACCTCAAAAAGGTACTTTACTTTATTGATTTTCCTAAAAGAGAAAAATACAATAGAAAACTGCATACTATTATATTTCGATTCAAACGACTCATTAAAACTATAATTAAAGCTGCTTATAAAAAAGAGTACCGTACCTATCTTATCCATAGAATAAAATACGTTTTCAAATAG
- a CDS encoding polysaccharide deacetylase family protein translates to MILIYTHKITPRVRYIFKHIFTRTLKISIDFTSKIETFVAHNGPKLSYTKVPLGKEFFIRSNALLFEQGVNDLEINMGNWDTVPCFFSAGSKSVIPFDIFAASFYLITRYEEYLPHVKDKHGRFSAEKSIAYKYGFLEKPIIDIWAFKLLKALKERFPTYQYKERNFQFISTIDVDNAYAYRHKSFVRTIGGFLNDVGKLNLFNLWNRMAIVFRIKKDPFQTFDKLISLKKEYDVRTIFFFLIGDYTTFDTNVSSSKNNFQLLIKEMVDYARVGLHPSYFTMQDASMLKKEKERMERITNMPITRSRQHYLRFNLPETYQKLIDLEIVEDYSMGYADHVGFRASTCTPFYFYDLDFEIQTPLKIFSFALMDTTLNDYMKLTPKQSLGRIRDLKNEVKKVNGVFITLFHNESLSNYLRWKGWGNVYKSMLKIVTSK, encoded by the coding sequence ATGATACTTATATACACCCATAAGATAACGCCTAGAGTTCGTTATATTTTTAAACATATTTTTACCAGAACGTTGAAAATCTCTATTGATTTCACTTCAAAAATAGAAACATTTGTAGCTCATAACGGCCCTAAGCTATCATATACTAAAGTACCTTTAGGAAAGGAGTTTTTTATTAGATCCAATGCATTATTATTTGAGCAAGGAGTAAATGACTTAGAAATTAATATGGGTAACTGGGATACCGTTCCGTGTTTTTTCTCAGCAGGTTCTAAATCAGTAATTCCGTTTGATATTTTTGCAGCAAGTTTTTATTTGATAACAAGGTATGAAGAGTATTTACCTCATGTAAAAGATAAACATGGGCGCTTTTCAGCAGAAAAAAGTATTGCTTATAAATATGGTTTTTTAGAAAAACCTATTATTGATATATGGGCCTTTAAGTTATTAAAGGCTTTGAAAGAGCGCTTTCCAACGTATCAATATAAAGAAAGGAATTTTCAGTTTATTTCTACTATAGATGTAGATAATGCCTATGCGTATAGGCATAAAAGTTTTGTGAGAACAATAGGAGGCTTCTTAAATGATGTAGGGAAATTAAATCTTTTTAATCTTTGGAATAGAATGGCTATTGTTTTTAGAATAAAAAAAGATCCCTTTCAAACTTTTGATAAATTAATTTCATTAAAAAAAGAATATGATGTTAGAACGATATTCTTCTTTCTAATAGGAGATTATACAACATTTGATACGAATGTGTCTTCTTCTAAAAACAACTTTCAACTATTGATAAAAGAGATGGTTGACTATGCCCGCGTAGGTTTGCATCCATCTTATTTTACGATGCAGGATGCCTCTATGTTGAAAAAGGAAAAGGAACGTATGGAACGAATAACAAATATGCCAATTACACGCTCCAGACAACACTATTTGCGTTTCAATTTGCCTGAAACATACCAAAAACTAATAGATTTAGAAATTGTAGAAGATTACTCTATGGGATATGCAGATCATGTAGGGTTTAGAGCGAGTACTTGTACCCCTTTTTATTTTTATGATTTAGATTTTGAAATTCAAACACCCTTAAAAATATTTTCGTTTGCATTAATGGATACTACATTAAACGATTATATGAAGTTGACCCCTAAACAGTCTTTGGGAAGAATCCGAGATTTAAAG
- a CDS encoding lamin tail domain-containing protein — MRHNYFFIILLLLFGASHNISGQIIYNADFSNDGDGFADHTSAAPPVAGPTSVGPFGSISNQWNLSYDTTPNTDGSTNSFKVSGGALISDDWGGQGIFTSQAIDISSVTTISIAALGANSGANDGKFTYFYILDNGTRVETVIGATSNGDTVNYAVNNLDVSGSNTIQVGFEFSENGSGDGYTVNSFTVTASSSPVVSFDAASSSQNETNATFNTLLPVTFSNYNADVTIGVTVNAGSTAEPSDYTLNTSSITFTGNGTENISLDINDDADFESETIILDIAVTSGNANITIAQHTVTISDDDLPIVINEILADPDSSNGDANGDGIVSTTEDEFLEIYNISGADLDISGWTIADAIRVRHTFPNGTIIPANEAIVIFGGGTPVTVPGIVQVASTNALELNNGGDTITIKNNTGATVLVENYASAGNNQSIARNDDINGAFVNHSNIPTNPVIFSPGRDNTDNTPFSSNLKWTGVTDTNWNTATNWIGNTAPTSTSNVIIPANLTNYPTISAPITVSTINIESGASLIANATVTGTVTYQRNLPTNNWYLVSSPVAGETIENLISNHIFASGTGANIGIAPYKNDGSAWNYQTNTATGAIASGQGISVKTATASTIRFTGTAHTNNVLYPITQATNNLNLVGNPFTSYVNLGAFFTDNATGAVLSEATVWLWNQATNSYDLKMSGTDANFQIAPGQAFFVSAGANTNVTFNTSNQSHQADTFQKNNSTPEIQVVLYANENGKTTSTKLYYTNKATKGLDDGFDGTMFGGINYTYALYSQLVAENTGKNYAIQSLPSTDMENTIVPIGLKAEAGKEIIFSANSINLPNGLHVYLEDRSNGTFTNLSEKSHTVTLNNATNGTGQFYLHTTAQKLGIDEENSLLNHVSIYKSSPKILTIAGLQAKNASLNIFSLLGKKVVTQQFNSNGTTSISIPKLPAGIYLLALKTKSGKINKKIILE; from the coding sequence ATGAGACACAACTATTTTTTTATTATTCTCTTATTATTATTTGGAGCTAGTCATAATATTAGCGGTCAAATAATCTATAATGCTGACTTCTCTAATGATGGAGATGGCTTTGCAGATCATACCTCTGCCGCTCCTCCTGTAGCTGGTCCTACAAGTGTTGGTCCTTTTGGAAGTATCTCTAACCAATGGAACTTATCCTATGATACAACTCCTAATACAGACGGTTCTACAAACTCATTCAAAGTATCTGGTGGCGCCTTAATATCAGATGACTGGGGAGGGCAAGGAATATTTACAAGTCAAGCAATTGACATCTCTTCAGTTACCACAATCAGTATTGCTGCTTTAGGAGCTAATAGCGGTGCAAATGATGGTAAGTTTACGTATTTTTACATATTAGATAATGGCACTAGAGTTGAAACAGTAATTGGTGCTACAAGTAATGGAGATACGGTCAATTATGCTGTTAACAATTTAGATGTTTCAGGAAGCAATACTATTCAAGTAGGCTTTGAATTTAGTGAAAATGGTAGTGGAGATGGCTATACAGTTAATTCTTTTACTGTTACAGCATCTTCTAGTCCAGTTGTAAGTTTTGACGCTGCCTCTAGCTCACAAAATGAAACCAACGCTACATTTAACACGTTACTTCCTGTTACATTCTCTAATTATAATGCTGATGTTACCATTGGAGTTACTGTTAATGCTGGAAGTACCGCTGAGCCTAGTGATTATACTCTGAATACTTCCTCTATTACTTTTACGGGAAATGGAACTGAAAATATTTCTTTAGATATTAATGATGATGCCGATTTTGAAAGTGAAACTATTATTTTAGACATTGCTGTTACTTCTGGAAATGCCAACATTACTATAGCACAACATACTGTTACAATAAGTGATGATGACCTTCCTATTGTAATTAATGAAATTCTTGCGGATCCTGATTCTTCTAACGGAGATGCTAATGGTGATGGTATTGTTAGCACAACAGAGGATGAATTCCTTGAAATTTATAATATTAGCGGAGCAGATCTGGATATTTCTGGCTGGACAATAGCTGATGCCATTCGTGTTCGCCATACTTTTCCTAACGGAACCATTATTCCTGCTAATGAAGCTATTGTCATTTTTGGAGGGGGTACTCCTGTTACTGTTCCTGGAATTGTTCAAGTTGCTTCCACTAATGCTTTGGAATTAAATAATGGAGGCGATACTATTACTATTAAAAATAATACTGGAGCTACGGTTTTAGTTGAAAATTATGCTTCTGCTGGAAACAATCAATCAATTGCTCGAAATGATGATATCAATGGTGCTTTTGTAAATCATTCTAACATTCCTACGAATCCTGTTATTTTTTCTCCTGGAAGAGACAATACAGATAATACCCCTTTTTCTTCAAACTTAAAATGGACAGGGGTTACTGATACTAATTGGAATACTGCTACTAACTGGATTGGAAATACTGCTCCTACCTCAACAAGTAATGTTATCATTCCTGCCAACTTAACTAATTACCCTACTATTTCTGCCCCTATAACTGTAAGTACTATTAACATTGAATCTGGAGCTTCTTTAATAGCAAATGCTACAGTAACAGGAACTGTAACTTACCAAAGAAATTTACCTACAAACAACTGGTATTTAGTTTCTTCTCCAGTGGCTGGTGAAACCATTGAAAATTTAATTTCTAACCATATTTTTGCTTCAGGTACCGGTGCTAATATTGGTATTGCTCCTTATAAAAATGATGGAAGTGCTTGGAATTACCAGACAAATACCGCTACCGGAGCTATTGCTTCTGGACAAGGAATTTCGGTTAAAACAGCTACTGCTAGTACTATTCGTTTTACAGGTACTGCACATACAAATAATGTTCTTTACCCTATTACGCAAGCTACTAACAACTTAAACTTAGTAGGAAATCCTTTTACCTCTTATGTTAATTTGGGAGCCTTTTTTACTGATAATGCAACAGGAGCAGTTCTTTCTGAAGCTACTGTGTGGCTATGGAATCAGGCAACAAATAGCTATGATTTAAAAATGTCTGGTACTGATGCTAATTTCCAAATTGCACCAGGTCAAGCTTTCTTTGTGAGTGCTGGAGCCAATACAAATGTAACCTTCAATACTTCTAATCAAAGTCATCAAGCTGATACATTTCAAAAAAACAATAGTACCCCTGAAATTCAAGTAGTGCTATATGCTAACGAAAATGGAAAAACAACGTCAACCAAATTGTATTATACCAATAAAGCTACAAAAGGACTTGATGATGGTTTTGACGGAACCATGTTTGGAGGCATCAATTATACCTATGCTTTATATTCTCAATTAGTGGCTGAAAACACTGGAAAAAACTATGCTATCCAATCTTTACCTAGTACAGATATGGAAAATACCATCGTTCCTATTGGATTAAAAGCAGAAGCTGGTAAAGAAATTATTTTTTCTGCCAATTCAATTAACCTACCTAATGGTCTTCATGTTTATTTAGAAGACCGAAGTAATGGTACTTTTACAAATCTATCTGAAAAATCGCATACGGTTACACTAAATAACGCTACGAACGGCACTGGTCAATTTTACCTACACACCACCGCTCAAAAACTAGGCATTGACGAAGAAAATAGTTTATTGAATCATGTTAGTATCTATAAATCATCTCCAAAAATTTTGACTATTGCAGGATTACAAGCTAAAAATGCTTCTTTAAATATTTTCTCTTTACTTGGAAAAAAGGTAGTTACACAACAATTCAACTCAAACGGAACTACCTCAATTAGCATACCTAAATTACCTGCTGGAATATACCTTCTAGCGTTAAAAACTAAATCAGGTAAAATCAATAAAAAAATTATTTTAGAATAA
- a CDS encoding phosphoenolpyruvate carboxykinase (ATP) codes for MILQKEIEDKTIVWLAHSNQYLIVENIVAKILHALDSGSSKKEIKNTLLNYIDIPKEKADRFIIDIEKLLHKHITHQKPHVSYNLPENFISTKYYKINGTLFFIEFLSDYEVSLIHPKFAHLEIAPTETFDFHYQVFTQNEHIFFLVNNSLIDAWSVKESHYFQGKFSMKIIESIHKKEETQWMGIFHASAVSNNKEAVLFLGDSGNGKSTSLALLQANGFNCLADDFVPIASQNQEVYSFPSAISIKENSLGTLLPIYPELENAAVYHFKSLHKTVRYLPPKVNNAHQHQKCHKLVFIKYQKKEDLSLQRISKKSAFQRLVPDSWLSPSPKNAQSFLNWFSSLTCYELTYSNNKKMIESVQEIFANEL; via the coding sequence ATGATTTTACAAAAAGAAATTGAAGATAAAACTATTGTTTGGTTAGCGCATAGCAATCAATACCTCATCGTAGAAAACATTGTAGCTAAAATTCTCCATGCATTAGACAGTGGAAGTTCTAAAAAAGAAATTAAAAACACATTACTCAATTATATTGATATACCTAAAGAAAAAGCTGATCGTTTTATTATTGATATTGAAAAACTACTACACAAACACATAACTCATCAAAAACCTCACGTTTCTTATAACTTGCCTGAAAATTTCATTTCTACCAAATATTATAAAATCAATGGAACTCTTTTTTTTATTGAATTTTTATCTGACTATGAAGTTTCTTTAATACATCCTAAATTTGCACACCTAGAAATAGCCCCTACAGAAACATTCGATTTCCATTATCAAGTATTTACTCAAAATGAGCATATTTTTTTCTTGGTAAACAACTCTCTTATCGATGCTTGGTCAGTAAAAGAAAGTCATTATTTCCAAGGAAAATTTTCAATGAAAATTATTGAAAGCATCCATAAAAAAGAAGAAACTCAATGGATGGGCATCTTCCATGCTTCTGCTGTAAGCAACAATAAAGAAGCAGTCTTATTTCTTGGCGATTCTGGCAACGGAAAAAGTACTTCTCTAGCGCTATTACAAGCCAATGGTTTCAACTGTCTTGCTGATGATTTTGTTCCTATAGCTAGTCAAAATCAAGAAGTATATTCATTTCCTTCCGCTATTTCAATCAAAGAAAATAGTTTAGGTACTTTATTACCCATATATCCTGAGCTTGAAAACGCCGCAGTGTATCATTTCAAATCCCTCCATAAAACCGTTCGTTACCTTCCTCCTAAAGTCAATAATGCCCACCAACATCAAAAATGCCATAAACTCGTTTTTATAAAATACCAAAAAAAGGAAGATCTTTCGCTACAAAGAATATCCAAAAAAAGTGCTTTTCAAAGGTTAGTTCCCGATTCTTGGTTATCTCCTTCTCCCAAAAATGCACAAAGTTTTTTAAATTGGTTTAGTTCATTAACTTGCTATGAGCTTACATACTCGAATAATAAAAAGATGATTGAATCTGTTCAAGAAATATTTGCAAATGAATTATAA
- the trkA gene encoding Trk system potassium transporter TrkA, with product MKIIIAGAGDVGFHLAKLLSYESQDTYIIDFNGEKLNHINNHLDVITKKGDATSIRLLKEIGIESADLLLAVTESQNTNFTISVIGKALGVKKTIARINNPEFVKNDEINFQDFGVDFMISPEELAADEIKLLLNQSSFNDTVAFENGVFNVMGTSLSYKSPIVNLTVKEAKDKFSNVDFITIAIKREGIAQTIIPRGDTEYKIKDQVYFSVPNYSIDKLSPIIGKKQIDIKNVMILGGSSIGKKTARNLCKENFKVKLFEKNKDKALTLAEDLRHTLVINGDGRNIELLEEENIREMDAFIAVTGDSETNIMSCLVAKSKGVRKTIALVENMDYINISQTIGIDTLINKKLIAASNIFRHIRKGEILALANLYNIDAEVFEFEVQPNAAVTKKPIKELRFPREAVFGGIIRNGKAIMSFGSKQIQSGDKVIVFCLPEAITTVEELFN from the coding sequence ATGAAAATTATCATAGCTGGAGCAGGAGACGTAGGGTTTCACTTGGCTAAACTACTTTCATACGAATCTCAAGATACGTATATCATTGATTTTAACGGAGAAAAGTTAAACCACATCAACAATCACCTTGATGTAATCACTAAAAAGGGAGATGCTACTTCTATAAGACTTTTAAAGGAAATAGGTATAGAGTCTGCTGACTTGTTACTGGCCGTTACTGAGAGTCAAAATACCAATTTTACCATTTCTGTAATTGGTAAAGCTTTAGGAGTAAAAAAAACAATTGCTAGAATAAATAATCCTGAATTTGTAAAAAATGATGAAATAAACTTTCAAGATTTTGGCGTTGATTTTATGATTTCACCAGAAGAATTAGCTGCTGATGAAATAAAACTACTACTAAATCAATCATCATTTAATGATACTGTTGCTTTTGAAAATGGGGTTTTTAATGTGATGGGAACTTCCCTGAGTTATAAGTCTCCTATCGTTAACTTAACTGTCAAAGAAGCTAAAGATAAATTTTCTAATGTTGATTTTATCACTATTGCTATTAAACGAGAAGGAATTGCTCAAACTATCATTCCAAGAGGGGATACTGAATATAAAATAAAGGATCAGGTGTATTTTTCTGTACCAAACTATAGTATTGACAAACTATCTCCTATTATCGGAAAAAAACAAATTGATATTAAAAATGTAATGATTCTTGGAGGTAGTAGTATTGGTAAAAAAACAGCAAGAAACCTCTGTAAAGAAAATTTCAAAGTTAAATTATTCGAAAAAAATAAAGATAAAGCATTAACACTTGCGGAAGATTTAAGACATACTTTAGTCATTAATGGAGATGGAAGGAACATAGAACTTCTTGAAGAAGAAAACATTCGTGAAATGGATGCTTTCATCGCAGTTACAGGTGACTCTGAAACAAATATAATGTCTTGTTTAGTAGCCAAATCTAAAGGAGTTAGAAAAACAATTGCTTTGGTAGAGAATATGGACTATATAAACATATCTCAAACTATAGGCATCGACACACTTATCAACAAAAAATTAATTGCTGCCAGTAACATATTCCGTCACATCAGAAAAGGAGAAATATTAGCACTTGCCAACCTATACAATATAGACGCCGAGGTTTTTGAATTTGAGGTGCAACCCAATGCCGCGGTAACCAAAAAACCTATCAAAGAACTTCGTTTCCCAAGAGAAGCTGTTTTTGGAGGTATTATACGCAATGGAAAAGCAATTATGTCTTTTGGAAGTAAGCAAATTCAAAGTGGTGATAAAGTAATTGTTTTCTGTTTACCAGAAGCTATAACTACCGTAGAAGAATTGTTTAATTAA
- the radC gene encoding RadC family protein: MKKLTIKSWALDDRPREKLLAKGQSNLSDTELIAILIGSGNRKETAVALSQRILQSVGNNLRKLARLSVAELTKFNGIGEAKAISIITALELGRRRQFENALKKTKIMSSSDVFKLMRPIIGDLEYEEFWVLYLNNSNKVLAKHKISKGGLTATLVDVRPLYKRALELSCIGMIVCHNHPSGRVKPSESDIKITKKIKEAGTFLDIKLLDHLIIAEKIYFSFADEGIL; encoded by the coding sequence ATGAAAAAGTTAACCATAAAATCCTGGGCACTTGATGATAGGCCTAGGGAGAAGCTATTAGCAAAAGGACAATCAAATTTATCAGATACTGAATTGATTGCTATTTTGATAGGATCAGGAAATAGGAAAGAGACAGCAGTAGCGCTATCTCAGAGAATCCTTCAATCAGTAGGAAATAATTTAAGGAAGTTGGCAAGGTTATCAGTAGCAGAATTAACTAAATTTAATGGAATTGGAGAGGCAAAAGCAATTAGTATTATCACAGCGCTAGAATTAGGAAGACGGCGCCAGTTTGAAAATGCGTTAAAAAAAACTAAGATAATGAGTTCTTCAGATGTATTTAAGCTGATGCGTCCAATTATAGGAGATTTAGAATACGAAGAATTTTGGGTTTTATATCTTAATAATTCGAACAAGGTATTAGCAAAACATAAGATTAGCAAAGGAGGATTGACAGCCACTTTGGTAGATGTTCGACCTTTGTATAAAAGAGCATTGGAATTGTCTTGTATAGGAATGATCGTATGTCACAATCATCCTTCAGGAAGAGTAAAGCCAAGTGAATCAGATATTAAAATTACAAAGAAGATTAAAGAGGCAGGAACTTTTTTAGATATAAAATTATTAGATCATTTAATTATTGCTGAAAAAATATATTTTAGCTTTGCAGATGAAGGAATATTATAG
- a CDS encoding TrkH family potassium uptake protein: MENLNLKLIYRFLGLTATLNGIFMLMAIPFSFYFQETAKLGILNAGIITIFIGALLYFFNKPINKNLQKKEGYLIVSLGWLILSLTGMLPYLLTGSIPNITDAFFETISGYSTTGSSILTDIESMPKGILFWRSATHWLGGMGIIVLTIAILPLLGIGGMQLFMAEAPGPSADKLHPRITETAKRLWLIYVLLTFVQFLLLKIAGMSWFDAINHAMATVSTGGFSTKNNSIAFWNGIPMVQYIIIFFMFIAGTNFVLTYFALKGKIQKAFQNEEFRYYLFGILGISTIVAFTILFLQDPNLQTTIAHPKPYGEIESAIRHSLFSVISVVTTTGFVTADFTMWSFFATGIFFSLFFVGGSAGSTSGGVKIVRHIVMLKNSFLEFKKSLHPNAIIPVRYDRKAVNKTIVFNILSFFILYMLIFMIGTIALALLGLDIQSALGASASSLGNIGPAIGSVSPVDNFSHLSIGAKWVCSFLMLIGRLELFTVLILFTPFFWRKN; this comes from the coding sequence ATGGAAAATCTTAACCTTAAACTTATTTATCGTTTTTTAGGACTTACTGCTACTTTAAACGGAATTTTCATGCTCATGGCAATTCCTTTCAGTTTTTACTTCCAAGAAACTGCTAAGTTAGGAATTTTAAATGCTGGAATTATTACCATATTTATAGGAGCATTACTTTATTTTTTTAATAAACCAATCAATAAAAACTTACAAAAAAAAGAGGGGTATTTAATTGTATCCTTGGGTTGGCTGATCCTTTCTCTAACAGGAATGCTTCCTTATTTACTAACAGGTAGCATCCCTAATATTACAGATGCATTTTTTGAAACCATATCAGGGTATTCTACTACTGGTTCTTCTATCTTAACAGATATAGAATCTATGCCTAAAGGGATTCTTTTTTGGCGTAGTGCAACGCATTGGCTTGGAGGGATGGGAATTATTGTATTAACTATTGCTATTTTACCATTGTTAGGTATTGGAGGAATGCAATTATTTATGGCAGAAGCTCCTGGGCCTTCAGCAGATAAATTACACCCTAGAATTACAGAAACTGCTAAACGGTTATGGCTAATATACGTACTCTTAACTTTTGTTCAATTTTTACTATTAAAAATTGCTGGTATGTCTTGGTTTGATGCTATAAATCACGCTATGGCAACTGTTAGTACGGGTGGATTTTCTACAAAAAATAATAGCATTGCTTTTTGGAATGGAATACCAATGGTACAATATATCATTATCTTTTTTATGTTTATTGCTGGAACTAATTTTGTTTTAACATATTTTGCCTTAAAAGGAAAAATTCAAAAAGCTTTTCAAAATGAAGAGTTCCGCTATTATCTATTTGGAATACTGGGTATTTCAACAATAGTAGCTTTCACCATATTATTTTTACAAGATCCTAATTTACAAACTACAATTGCACATCCTAAACCTTATGGAGAAATAGAAAGCGCTATTAGACATTCTCTATTCTCCGTAATATCTGTAGTAACTACTACTGGTTTCGTTACTGCTGATTTTACTATGTGGAGTTTTTTTGCTACTGGTATTTTCTTCTCTTTATTTTTTGTAGGAGGATCTGCAGGATCTACTTCAGGAGGAGTCAAAATTGTGCGCCACATTGTAATGCTAAAAAACAGTTTTTTAGAATTTAAGAAATCACTACATCCTAATGCTATCATTCCCGTTCGGTATGATCGAAAAGCTGTTAATAAAACCATTGTTTTCAACATATTATCGTTTTTTATTTTATATATGTTGATATTCATGATAGGAACAATTGCATTAGCATTACTTGGTTTAGACATACAATCTGCATTAGGAGCTTCTGCTTCTTCCTTAGGAAATATTGGGCCTGCGATAGGAAGCGTAAGCCCTGTTGATAATTTTAGTCATTTATCAATAGGCGCTAAATGGGTATGCTCTTTTTTAATGCTTATTGGACGTTTAGAACTTTTCACTGTTCTTATTTTATTTACTCCTTTCTTCTGGCGTAAAAACTAG